A genomic segment from Plasmodium sp. gorilla clade G2 genome assembly, chromosome: 3 encodes:
- a CDS encoding N-acetylglucosamine-1-phosphate transferase, putative — protein sequence MKNKILKNYVKPNKVIIYKPNISEKFLFLILAIYLLFVLYVLKNTVYRNIILLYIAPCFILFKVTFICLPRFIHFLNEKGLCGIDLNKTGKEYVAEPIGLFPSILYFIFVLFYQLIYYNDHRILLEYNAGLLSIIFMTFLGFIDDVLDLKWRYKVILPFFASLPLLLSYSGETHIRIPNFLIFIFKHRIINIGFLYYVYIILLSVFCTNAINIYAGINGLEIGQSLIISFFITIHNLIEITLNIGKSPIVENLILKQHFLSIIFTIPFLSINLATFSFNFYPSKGFVGNTLTYFCGMFLAVVSIFGHFSKTLVLFLIPQFLNFFISLPQLFHIIPCPRHRLPIINYKTNKLIYSHNYTLINLILYLLGPLSEYHLVLILLAFQFLTCSFGLFLRYYIDTT from the exons atgaagaataaaattttaaaaaattatgtgaAACCTAATAAagtcataatatataaacctAATATATCTGAAaagtttttatttcttattcttgcaatttatttattatttgttttatatgtGTTAAAAAATACAGTCTATAGAAATATAATTCTCCTTTATATTGCACCTTgttttatactttttaagGTTACCTTTATATGTTTACCAAGGTTTATACATTTTCTCAATGAAAAAg GCTTATGTGGAATAGATTTGAATAAAACTGGAAAAGAATATGTAGCAGAACCTATAGGTTTATTTCCATCCATTctgtattttatatttgtctTATTTTATCAgctcatatattataatgatcatagaatt TTATTGGAATACAACGCAGGATTATTgtcaataatttttatgaccTTCCtg GGTTTTATAGATGATGTTTTGGATTTGAAATGGAGATACAAAGTTATTTTACCTTTTTTCg ctaGCTTACCATTGCTCCTGTCTTATTCAGGAGAAACTCATATCAGAATTCCaaactttttaatttttatatttaagcatagaattataaatataggatttttgtattatgtttatattatattgttatcTGTGTTTTGTACAAATGCtataaacatatatgcag gTATTAATGGGTTGGAGATTGGTCAGAGCTTAATTATATCCTTTTTCATAACCATCCACAATTTAATT GAAATTACATTAAACATTGGAAAATCTCCAATTGTcgaaaatttaattttaaagcAACATTTTTTGTCTATAATTTTTACCATTCCCTTTTTATCAATAAATTTGGCAaccttttcttttaatttttatccTTCCAAAGGATTTGTTGGAAATACCTTAACATATTTTTGTGGAATGTTTTTAGCAGTCGTGTCAATATTTGGACACTTTTCAAAAACTTTAGTATTGTTTTTAATTCCACAATTTcttaatttctttatttctttaccacagttatttcatattattccaTGCCCAAGACATAGATTAccaattataaattataaaacaaataaattaatttattcacACAATTATactttaataaatttaattctttatttattaggACCTTTATCAGAATATCACTTGGTCCTTATTTTATTGGCCTTTCAATTTTTAACATGTTCATTTGGCTTGTTTCTACGATACTATATTGATACAACATGA
- a CDS encoding protein kinase,putative, which yields MGFSYSSKEENAKYFHRGYILEPNIRQSDGLDFYNCIFLKKREKRLIRKVKNVMLKGWTFTDLIKIRSLNYECVNNNLNYLLRIYNIFQDQNFAYVVTENCSGGFLFDVLKNNDTIISEKILATWFYQIITALLFMEEHDIYHGNVNGYCILFKDVDRKEIRVSLLSKNNYYDNFDEDGNLYGLFYIRSPQEIRKLYYDKNNTWYIGILLHFFLFGTYPFINKNVLLSYYNIVNKDISFNTHQVQNRNFSPFMLDFLEKSLEKNYTKRPTLKDLLKHPWITGREKHPNIDIVDEKTRMIAQRAIICAENIILNLEEENE from the exons atggGTTTTAGTTATTCATCTAAGGAAGAAAACGCTAAATATTTCCATCGAGGATATATCTTAGAACCCAATATAAGACAGAGTGATGGTTTGGATTTCTATAATTGTATTTTCcttaaaaaaagagaaaaacgATTAATCAGAAAAGTGAAGAATGTCATGTTGAAAGGATGGACATTTACTgatttgataaaaataagatcATTGAATTATGAAtgtgtaaataataatttaaattatttattaagaatttataatatttttcaagaCCAAAATTTTGCTTATGTTGTTACAGAGAATTGCTc GGGTGGATTTCTGTttgatgttttaaaaaacaatGACACCATTATCagtgaaaaaatattagcTACCTGGTTCTATCAAATTATAACTGCTCTTTTGTTTATGGAAGAACATGATATATATCATGGAAATGTAAATGGATATTGTATATTGTTTAAAGATGTGGATAGAAAAGAAATACGTGTGAGTTTATtaagtaaaaataattattatgataattttgATGAGGATGGAAATTTGTAtggtttattttatattagatCACCACaagaaataagaaaattatattatgataaaaataatacatggTATATAGGTATTCTGTTacatttctttttgtttgGAACATAtccttttataaataaaaatgttttattgAGTTATTACAATATTGTTAATAaagatatttcttttaatacaCATCAAGTTCAAAATAGAAACTTTAGTCCTTTCATGTTGGATTTTTTAGAAAAATCCCTCGAAAAAAACTATACGAAAAGACCCACCTTGAAGGATTTACTAAAACATCCGTGGATAACTG gaaGAGAAAAACACCCAAATATCGATATAGTCGACGAGAAAACAAGAAT gatTGCGCAACGAGCTATAATATGCGcggaaaatattattcttaaCTTAGAGGAAGAAAATGagtga
- a CDS encoding peptidase, putative — MVGYNNTIRKVPPFMKELEDIYNICYSGLNKIDKCMFVKKIKRRIHIHDIDMYQLCILHYQLCNKEKIYKMSYVQEDMDICNCFFDRGETKIYFSNDGNIGCLFNTNEKKLRIELFKNVSDNGNFFFTCMNSILINDLHKKFFIYESFCSFNTSNTLLIYSAENNDQRLKKEKNSLHEKDLDVWNKLNNGIYVETFGEQYNCNSFYLYLYNLLDNTIKSITIKDVTSCYYSPQFIDDNSFVCLSYRTTPYRLGIYAFNIRPNDLYLCTLNDADLHITDDRNKFKSTNKNHINNNNNNISKNNNNNNISNNNNNNNNSKGYVRCAYTKISSKNFKHTASPYIIKHEGVVYVACLVVYSKNEECKQHITEYNLVLIKLVKQEEKAASFLQDNQQIKIKDKTNINTNINTNINSNCNNNNNNICSDLYPDKVEEEKKNDNPLVYKNISTTYKENQRKEKSNSLTNNYENTKYSYDENCIVNNDETIKYINGYLKKFQKENINEENNDKCECSYQTNKQYDTDTCYDTYSDTHKIYTYGDEDDINNNNNNNIYMNKLKEENHSTHHTNEHKDDVSNYIKVETEVIIKEGNYTSFFRGLYTNEIKGCCYPYIFLNTILYCSKIVVAVHMFTKKIYRVLISNIYNENDFNTSIEILTMKNDNILISIRNMLLNDVLAYCIFNEKNIHADYIYLINLKSYNLDFQKYESLQDANDQINHHKNYANDQINHHKNYTNRQINSSSNSNSNCNSNSNCNSIDDINNNNSGNNNIFDTNHLMKKTTSHNCKDNNSSILYLSFNDNSKKLFMLLNEMETSLFLDKHPYIRRKEAHFNLLYENENDFLYDIQEKNFSLYNFNLFNKKKLRNLILYIHGGPYSITLNEYKNIFIYFAASGFDVLCVNYIGSLTFSDKLNILSGQINSIEIDDIMNIFKNFINYFGDYENIYLYGGSYGAFAACSLVSKYNSIFKSACIINGVYEWILSTYASDVPDFFLNITTNKFSEYDYNLTKEDYSKLYDISPINYAHNISTPILIICSKDDKRVSYHNSIALYNKLRALKKKCKLFLFENTNHSINNYSYDETILLNIILWFYDYDDKKKK; from the coding sequence atggtTGGATATAACAATACCATAAGAAAAGTACCTCCGTTTATGAAAGAGCTGGAAGATATTTACAACATATGCTATAGCGGATTAAATAAAATCGATAAATGTAtgtttgtaaaaaaaataaagagaaGAATACATATTCATGACATAGATATGTATCAATTATGCATTCTTCATTATCAACTATGTAATaaagagaaaatatataaaatgtctTATGTCCAAGAAGATATGGATATATGTAATTGTTTTTTTGATAGAGGAGAAacaaagatatatttttctaatgATGGTAATATAGGTTGTTTAtttaatacaaatgaaaagaaattaagaattgaattatttaaaaatgtaaGTGATAATggtaatttcttttttacatGTATGAATAGTATTCTAATAAATgatttacataaaaaattttttatatatgaatccTTTTGTTCGTTTAATACTAGTAAtactttattaatatatagtgctgaaaataatgatcaaagattaaaaaaagaaaaaaatagctTACATGAAAAAGATTTAGATGTAtggaataaattaaataatggaATCTATGTAGAAACATTTGGAGAACAATATAATtgtaattctttttatttatatctatataatttattagatAATACTATAAAATCTATAACCATAAAAGATGTAACTAGTTGTTATTATTCTCCACAATTTATTGACGATAATTCTTTTGTATGTTTATCTTATAGAACCACACCATATAGATTAGGAATCTATGCTTTTAATATAAGACctaatgatttatatttatgtaccTTGAACGATGCTGATTTGCATATAACTGACGAcagaaataaatttaaatcaacaaataaaaatcatatcaacaataataataataatatatccaaaaacaataataataataatatatccaacaataataataataataataatagtaaggGTTATGTCAGGTGTGCCTATACAAAAATTTCATCCAAAAATTTTAAACACACAGCATctccatatattataaaacatgAAGGTGTAGTATATGTTGCATGCTTAGTTGTATATTCTAAGAATGAAGAATGCAAACAGCATATAACGGAATATAATTTAGTATTAATAAAACTAGTCaaacaagaagaaaaagcAGCAAGCTTTTTACAAGACAATCAACagataaaaattaaagacaagacaaatataaatacaaatataaatacaaatattaatagtaattgtaataataataataataatatttgtagTGATTTATATCCAGATAAGGTagaggaagaaaaaaaaaatgacaatCCACTTGTCTATAAAAACATTTCAACTACTTATAAGGAAAACCaaaggaaagaaaaaagTAACAGCCTTactaataattatgaaaatacaaaatatagcTATGATGAAAATTGTATAGTGAACAATGATGAaactataaaatatattaacggatatttaaaaaagtttcaaaaagaaaatataaatgaagaaaataatgataaatgtGAATGTTCTTATCAAACAAATAAACAATATGATACAGATACTTGTTATGACACATATTCTGATACacacaaaatatatacatatggtgatgaagatgatataaataataataataataataatatttatatgaataaattaaaagaagaaaatcaTTCGACTCATCATACGAATGAACATAAAGATGATGTTAGTAATTATATCAAAGTTGAAACAGAAGTAATTATTAAAGAAGGAAATTATACTTCATTTTTCAGAGGATTATATACTAATGAAATAAAAGGATGTTGCtatccatatatttttttgaatactATTTTATATTGTAGTAAAATAGTTGTAGCAGTTCATAtgtttacaaaaaaaatttatagagtattaataagtaatatatataatgaaaatgatttTAATACTAGTATAGAAATATTAACAATGAAAAATGACAATATCTTAATAAGTATAAGAAATATGTTATTAAATGATGTACTAGCatattgtatttttaatgaaaaaaatatacatgcagattatatatatctaatcAATCTTAAAAGTTATAATCTGGATTTCCAAAAATATGAAAGTTTGCAAGATGCAAATGATCAAATAAAtcatcataaaaattatgcaAATGATCAAATAAAtcatcataaaaattatacaaatcGTCAAATAaatagtagtagtaatagtaatagtaattgtaatagtaatagtaattgTAATAGTATTGATgatatcaataataataacagtgGTAACAATAACATTTTTGATACCAACCATTTGATGAAAAAAACTACAAGTCATAATtgtaaagataataatagtagcattttatatttatccttTAATGATAAttctaaaaaattatttatgcTCCTAAATGAAATGGAAACATCTTTATTTCTAGATAAACATCCATAtataagaagaaaagaagcacattttaatttattatacgaaaatgaaaatgactTTTTATATGACATTCAAGAGAAAAATTTtagtttatataattttaatttatttaataaaaaaaaattaagaaatcttatcttatatatacatgGAGGTCCTTATAGTATAActttaaatgaatataaaaatatttttatatattttgcaGCTTCAGGATTTGATGTTCTATGTGTCAATTATATAGGTTCTTTAACATTTTCAGATAAACTTAATATATTAAGTGGTCAAATAAATTCTATAGAAATTGAtgatattatgaatatttttaaaaattttattaattattttggagattatgaaaatatttatttatatggtgGTTCATATGGAGCTTTTGCAGCATGCTCATTAgtatcaaaatataattcaaTATTTAAAAGTGCTTGTATTATTAATGGAGTATATGAATGGATTCTATCTACATATGCAAGTGATGTTCCtgatttttttctaaatataaCTACAAATAAATTCTCAgaatatgattataatttaaCTAAAGAAGATTattcaaaattatatgatatcTCTCCAATTAATTATGCTCATAATATATCTACTcctattttaattatatgctCAAAAGATGATAAACGAGTATCTTACCATAATAGTATtgctttatataataaacttagagctcttaaaaaaaaatgtaaactCTTTCTATTTGAAAATACAAATCattctataaataattattcatatgatgAAACCATATTGCTCAACATTATATTGTGGTTTTACGACTATGacgacaaaaaaaaaaaataa
- a CDS encoding ATP-dependent RNA helicase, putative has product MNDSDEEKYFQEDDNEEEKLNNNAKNEDNPNEEHMDTLEEFMLEINKVIEEEKKKEEEDLEAHEYNNFYNNNNLINKRNKDVKNFKDNILIDTSKNDNTKYRLYDNSLDDNDVTADIYEYLEKQKEICDMELKRKRKKSGELEYNDIENIYIDNDKTLDDRKIKKRKDKYNEYDIDDEKELSQHRCKYDYYDDNNNNNNNNDDDIILDDINYNNIHIEEFEKNIFVIDENVSSFTLEESVEYKKKNNIISMGFNIPKPLYSLLQIKNLIDHNVLQKIYDTYINTLLPIQSMVIPIFLSGRDHIVTSNASTGKTLSYIISLIIHLMHYKKRRKNNIYDINKKEKKDCHNKKNNNNYSSSSTHALIITPTRELCIQIYNDINKICSNKLKTCVLCSGMDYKKIYDDIKKETDIIICCVKTLISFINKKYLSLVDVKYIIIDEFDILFSKQYVHMVTSVLKNIRTDSIKGMFSSIVSEPMYELIKPYLNKKYITLKIENKYSPINQKFYILQESSKYNYLINNIKKFHSRGQGFIFCNSKKNVMLLYEKLKKEISLNYISFDFIYGDLLQTERIYKYEKLKNKQTNILITTDLMSIGIDLINLNFVINYDCPTDIFIYIHRTGRCCSIDNEGEAITFILPSEKKMAFLIYDHLKNKKQKIDEELENFILQNNLNNDIQMKSYKRKMNNSILNMPLKNILNTSSVDANNINKENNLFVKKENSTKKLNMISPDDVLSSSEEDE; this is encoded by the exons atgaacgATTCTGATGAAGAGAAATATTTTCAAGAAGATGATAATGAAGAAGAGAAACTAAATAATAATGCTAAGAATGAGGATAACCCAAATGAGGAACATATGGATACACTAGAAGAATTTATgttagaaataaataaagttatagaagaagaaaaaaaaaaagaagaagaagatttAGAAGCacatgaatataataatttttataataataataatttaattaataaaagaaataaggATGTTAAAAATTTCaaagataatattttaattgatacaagtaaaaatgataatactaaatatagattatatgataatagtcttgatgataatgatgttACTGCTGATATATATGAGTATCTAGagaaacaaaaagaaatatgtgATATGGAACttaaaaggaaaagaaaaaaaagtggAGAATtagaatataatgatatagaaaatatatatattgataatgaCAAAACATTGGATgatagaaaaataaaaaaaagaaaagataaatataatgaatatgataTAGATGATGAAAAGGAATTATCACAACACAGATGtaaatatgattattatgatgataataataataataataataataatgatgatgatattattttagatgatataaattataataatattcatattgaAGAATttgaaaagaatatatttgtgATTGATGAAAATGTTAGTAGTTTCACATTAGAAGAAAGTgtagaatataaaaagaaaaataatattataagtatGGGTTTTAATATTCCTAAAcctttatattcattattacaaataaaaaatttaatagatCATAAtgtattacaaaaaatatatgatacatatataaatactttaCTACCAATTCAAAGTATGGTCATTCCTATTTTTTTAAGTGGTAGAGATCATATAGTAACTAGTAATGCTTCTACAGGTAAAACTTTATCTTATATCATATCTTTGATTATACATTTAATGCATTATAAaaagagaagaaaaaataatatatatgatataaataaaaaggaaaaaaaggattgtcataataaaaaaaataataataattattctaGTTCATCTACTCATGCTTTAATTATAACTCCTACAAGAGAATTgtgtatacaaatatataatgatataaataaaatatgttctaataaattaaaaacatGTGTTCTATGTAGTGGAATGgattataaaaagatatatgatgatataaaaaaagaaactgatataataatttgttgTGTAAAAACATTAATaagttttattaataaaaaatatttatcacTTGTAgatgttaaatatattattatagacGAGTTTGATATACTATTTTCTAAACAATATGTACATATGGTTACAtctgttttaaaaaatattagaacCGATTCTATTAAAGGCATGTTCTCATCTATTGTATCAGAACCTATgtatgaattaataaaaccatatttaaataaaaaatatattactttaaaaattgaaaataaatattctcCTATCAatcaaaaattttatattcttcaagAGAGttctaaatataattatttaataaataatataaaaaaatttcataGTAGAGGACAaggatttattttttgtaatagTAAAAAGAAtgttatgttattatatgaaaaattaaaaaaagaaatatctttaaattatatttcttttgatTTTATTTATGGAGATTTACTTCAAACtgaaagaatatataaatatgaaaaattaaaaaataaacaaacaaatatttTGATAACTACAGATTTGATGTCAATAGGAATAGAtcttattaatttaaattttgtAATTAATTATGATTGTCCTactgatatatttatatatatccataggACAGGTCGATGTTGTAGCATAGACAATGAGG gtgAAGCTATTACGTTTATCCTACCatctgaaaaaaaaatggctTTCCTCATTTATGATCacttaaaaaataagaagcAAAAAATCGATGAAGAATtagaaaattttattttacaaaataatttaaacaaTGATATACAGATGAAAagttataaaagaaaaatgaataattcaATTTTAAACATGcccttaaaaaatatactcaACACTTCTAGTGTAGATgctaataatatcaataaggaaaataatttatttgtaaaaaaGGAGAATTCGACAAAAAAATTGAACATGATATCTCCAGACGATGTCTTATCATCATCAGAAGAGGATGAGTGA